One Primulina tabacum isolate GXHZ01 chromosome 10, ASM2559414v2, whole genome shotgun sequence DNA segment encodes these proteins:
- the LOC142505678 gene encoding polygalacturonase-like: MMMPRILLVSLLIILLCSSSCHGRKTHKHRKNSKHHSNQPIISQQVRINVEDFGAKADRKSDNAQAFSRAWEKACNSTNPSTIVVPRGKTYYIKHVNFPGPCKSSVSMEIQGTIKATSEMYDTPKRLWIKFEDVAGMNILGGGIIDGNGEIWWKNSCKIKKTKPCQTQSAPTAMTFKNCVNLKMTNLNIRNAQQMHVVFDGCRDVEASNLRLTTPGDSPNTDGIHITKTQNINILDSIIKTGDDCISIVNGTSNVQVQNIMCGPGHGISIGSLGENNMENHVSNILVKGVKITGATNGVRIKTWQGGSGSARNIAFEDILMQNVSNPIIINQNYCDKSKKCVKQDSAVQVENIMYRNIRGTSSSKVAINFSCSESFPCRNLYMENVKLSRHGEDGKAEAFCSQLSMLKAGANSFPRCSAHA; encoded by the exons ATGATGATGCCCAGAATTTTACTTGTCTCACTTTTGATAATTTTATTGTGTTCGTCCTCTTGTCATGGAAGAAAAACCCACAAGCATCGAAAAAATTCCAAACATCACAGCAATCAGCCTATAATATCACAACAGGTGAGGATCAATGTCGAAGATTTCGGAGCCAAAGCTGACAGAAAATCAGACAATGCCCAG GCATTCAGCAGAGCTTGGGAAAAGGCTTGTAATTCTACGAATCCATCGACGATCGTGGTTCCGAGAGGAAAAACTTATTACATTAAACATGTTAATTTTCCAGGCCCTTGcaagagttctgtttctatgGAG ATCCAAGGTACAATAAAGGCAACATCGGAAATGTATGACACCCCTAAGAGACTATGGATAAAGTTCGAAGATGTTGCGGGCATGAATATTTTGGGAGGTGGTATTATAGATGGCAATGGTGAAATATGGTGGAAAAATTCTTGCAAAATCAAGAAAACTAAg CCTTGCCAAACGCAGAGTGCACCAACG GCTATGACATTCAAAAACTGTGTGAATTTAAAGATGACGAATTTAAATATACGAAATGCACaacaaatgcatgtggttttcgACGGTTGTCGCGACGTCGAGGCTTCAAACCTAAGATTAACAACACCAGGAGATAGCCCTAACACGGATGGAATTCACATcaccaaaacacaaaatatcaatATCCTCGACTCTATAATTAAAACTG GCGATGATTGTATCTCAATAGTAAATGGAACAAGTAACGTTCAAGTGCAGAACATAATGTGTGGACCAGGCCATGGAATCAG CATTGGAAGCTTAGGTGAAAATAATATGGAAAaccatgtttcaaatattttggTAAAGGGTGTGAAGATTACAGGAGCAACTAATGGAGTCAGAATAAAAACTTGGCAG GGAGGGAGTGGAAGTGCAAGAAACATCGCGTTTGAAGACATCCTTATGCAGAATGTTTCCAATCCCATAATCATAAACCAAAACTACTGTGACAAAAGTAAAAAATGTGTCAAGCAG GATTCAGCAGTGCAAGTAGAGAACATAATGTACAGAAACATAAGAGGCACGAGTTCTTCGAAAGTGGCCATAAATTTCAGCTGCAGCGAATCGTTTCCATGCAGAAATCTTTACATGGAAAACGTGAAATTGAGCAGACACGGAGAAGATGGAAAGGCCGAAGCGTTTTGCTCTCAGCTTTCAATGTTAAAAGCCGGAGCCAATTCCTTCCCACGCTGCTCTGCGCATGCATAA
- the LOC142505293 gene encoding uncharacterized protein LOC142505293 codes for MASFGSLKQAIFDKEARKQQYQDHILGLNAYDRHKKFVDDYVSYYGKQKYVPGKLPVKTDLDTLREGYRFIRTEEDDMNPSWEQRLVKRYYDKLFKEYCIADMSHYKTGKIGLRWRTEKEVISGKGQFVCGNKHCDRKDNLSSYEVNFSYIEAGENKQALVKLVACERCAEKLLHKKMKEKEQLRQKEIDRHREKRDRSESDEDTEIDHGRSKDRRIGNKGSHSATTKKMDDEENFNEFLEGLFP; via the exons ATGGCTTCGTTTGGCTCTCTCAAGCAAGCAATCTTCGACAAAGAAGCTCGAAAACA GCAGTATCAAGATCATATCCTAGGCCTCAATGCCTACGATCGCCACAAGAAATTCGTGGATGACTATG TTAGTTACTATGGGAAACAGAAATATGTACCAGGAAAGTTGCCAGTTAAAACTGATCTAGACACTCTAAGAGAAGGATATCG GTTCATAAGGACTGAGGAAGATGACATGAATCCTTCTTGGGAGCAAAGGCTAGTGAAGCGCTACTATGACAAGCTCTTCAAGGA ATACTGCATAGCTGATATGTCTCATTACAAGACTGGTAAG ATTGGCCTGAGATGGAGGACTGAAAAGGAAGTAATATCTGGGAAAG GGCAGTTTGTATGTGGGAATAAGCATTGTGATCGAAAGGATAATTTGTCAAGCTATGAG GTGAACTTCTCTTATATTGAAGCCGGAGAAAATAAGCAGGCCTTGGTTAAATTAGTAGCCTGTGAGAG ATGTGCGGAGAAGCTTCTGCACAAAAAAATGAAAGAGAAAGAACAATTGAGACAAAAAGAGATTGACAGACATCGTGAGAAAAG GGACAGGTCTGAAAGTGATGAAGATACAGAGATTGACCATGGAAGAAGCAAAGACAGGAGAATAG GAAACAAGGGTTCTCATTCAGCCACTACCAAGAAGATGGACGATGAGGAGAACTTTAATGAGTTTCTCGAGGGACTGTTTCCTTGA
- the LOC142505760 gene encoding uncharacterized protein LOC142505760, with translation MTAMEEPTLSRLNRLNNIQRQLEGIRSRSHSPKSSSGSARSMDEVIMEVEHKGTLMERLVRAEDRIFKICLMMEEEMETSSTEKQTLKKGLKHLVKSWVGGDVKYQTKN, from the exons ATGACAGCTATGGAAGAACCAACGCTCTCTCGGCTTAATCGTCTAAATAATATT CAAAGACAATTGGAAGGCATTCGGAGTAGGAGTCATTCTCCAAAGAGCTCGAGTGGATCCGCTCGTTCAATGGACGAGGTAATCATGGAAGTCGAACACAAAGGAACGCTGATGGAAAGATTAGTTCGTGCGGAGGATCGCATCTTCAAG ATATGTTTGATGATGGAAGAAGAGATGGAGACGAGTTCAACGGAGAAACAAACCCTTAAAAAGGGTTTGAAGCACTTGGTGAAATCATGGGTCGGAGGAGATGTGAAGTACCAAACAAAAAACTAA